Within the Corynebacterium sp. sy039 genome, the region TGGGAAAACACCAACCACATACCCGATATTGATGAATGCTTGCAGTACCACACCTGTACTCAAAGTAGCTGATAGCAAAGTTAAAAATTGATTAGAGCAACGTCGGGCGGTGCGCAAACCAATGATCCATAGCAGGAAGAACAAGGCAATCACAATGGTAGCCCCGCAGAAACCGAGTTCTTCACCAATAATCGCAAAGATAAAATCATTTTTCGCTTCTGGCAAATAAAACCATTTGGCTCGCGACTGCCCTAGACCAATACCAAAAAACGATCCTTCTGATAACGACAAGAAGCCCTGATAGCTTTGATATGCAGTATCACCAGTATCGGCAAAACGTCCAAATAGTGCCCCAAAATACACAGTAAACCGATCCGATCTAAAGCCATCAGACAAAGCAAGAGCTGCTATACCAATCAAACCAAGACCGCCAAAAAATGCCAGGAACCGTAGATCCAATCCGGCAAAAATTGCCATCATAGCGACAACCAATAAGAAGGAAATACCCATACCAGCATCTCCCTCAGCAAAAATAAGTAATGCCATCAAAATGGAGACACCACTAAACACCAGTAGCCTATTCTTTGCAAGCGGTATTTTTACTCGAGTGCGCTTTGATTCCTCCATCGACTGCTCAGCCACACCAGATGTACTCTGCTGTGAAAGATATCCCGCTCCCCATACTGCAATGGCCACGCGAGCTAATTCTGAAGGCTGTAATCGTAGAGGACCAACCACAATCCAGGACTGCGATCCTACTTCTTCCCTACCGGTACCAATTCCGGGGATAAGCACAAGAATAAGCGTGAGGAATGCAAATAATAGCAACCACACACCATATTTTTTAAGGGAAGCAGGTCGAGCGCGTAATGCTAACCACATGGCAAGAAAACCAACGATGACCATGACTGTTTGCCTGGAAGCAGTACTCCACACATTTTGCCCTGCGTCTACCGCAGTTACCATAGAACTAGACATCACCATGACCAGCCCCAGAATCGACAAAATACTAACGATAATCAAAATCAGGTAGTAGTCGCTAAAGGGACGAGTACGCCATTCAACAATCCTTAGCCCAGCTCGTCGCAATAGACTAAGTAATGAGCGCTGCCCAGTGGCTTGATCTCGCGACTTAGTTGAAGCCGAAGCCAAAACGCGCGCGCTTTGTTTCTTTCTTTGTTCCACACCTGCACTGGTTTTATCAGCAGATTGCCGTGACCCAGCCACATGGCGGCGTCTACCTCGCGGTGATGTGCTTGGGCTTGTCATCTACGCTCCCTAGTTCGTGGTGACGAAAATTATATGGTTCCTGACGAAGATTCTTGAGTCTTACCACTTAAGTGTAGGTGGCAATGGCTTGTGCAAACATTGTGCCACGCTCAGCCATGCCACTATACATATCTAAACTTGCTGCAGCAGGAGCCAAAATAATTGCGTCACCGGCACTTGCCTGTGCAACAGACCATGCCACTACTTCTGCCATTGCTATTTGAGGATCACGAGATTCTGTCATCATAAGAAGAGCATGAGGAGCTTTTTCTCGCACTGCCTGAGCAATAATTTCTCTGTCCTGTCCAAGCAAGGCCACAGCTTTGAGCTTTGTAGCATACTTTTCCACAATTGCATTTACATCAGCACCTTTAAGCTGACCTCCAGCAACCCAAATGATACTGTCATACCCACTCAAAGCGGTATCTGCAGCATGAGGATTAGTGGCCTTAGAATTGTCGATAGCAACTATTTGTCCAGTAAGATCAGCGTGCGACGGCCACCGAGCAACTATTTGCCCTCGGTGTGGGGCAACCTGAAATGACCCCAATGCTTGTCTAATGGCCTCATGCGAACAATCTAATGCACACGCCACGGCTATTGCGGCTAAAGCATCGTAGATGCCTGCTAGACCAGGAGGCTCAATATGAGCTGTTCCTGCAACAGGGCTCCCCTCGGGCATATTATGGATAGCGTGATCATAAAACTGCCCCTCATGCACACCGAACTCACCAGACTTGGGTGAGCTATTCCTAAACGGAATAATTGTCTGAGACTTAGACTCATTCTCGGCACAAACATATGTGCGTTGATAGTCCTCCATTGCTTCTTGCACATGAGTATCATCGCATCCGACTATCACAACTGGCGCGGCAAGAACCTTGGCTTTGGCCTTCTTATACGCTGCAAAATCACCATGCCAATCCAAATGATCTTCAGCGATATTGAGCAATACACCAATATCTGGAACAAGTTCCTTAGTCCAATGCAGCTGAAAGCTAGAAAGTTCGGCGACGAAAATATCACTGCGTTGTTCATCCATAAGTGCTTGAGCAACGCTCACTCCGATATTACCCACAGCTTGAGCTGCCAAACCAGCAGCTTGCAGCATTGCAGTAGTCATAGCTGTAGTCGTGGTTTTACCATTAGAACCTGTGATAACAACCCACGTTCTTGTTTTCCCACACATCTGTGCCTGATCAAGGCGATAGCATAACTCTACGTCACCGATCACTTCGCAGCCCTTTTCCAGCGCAGCACATAACAAAGGAGTATCGGGGCGCCAACCAGGAGAAGTGACCACCAAAGAATATGTGCCGATCCGGTCCATTGCTTCTTCTAGTGAGCGAATCACAACACCGGTTTGTTCTTGGGCATTAGCTAAAGATTGTGCATGAGCATCGACAAGCTCTACTGCAATACCAAGATGGTGCAATAGTTTAACAGTCCCAATTCCTGTTACTCCTGCACCGGCCACAAGCACTGTCCCGCGCAAATATCCAGGTAGTTGTGTCTGCGAGGTCATATGTGTTCTTTTACCATTGTGAGCTGATTGCCCAACGACGTGAGGTTATGAAGCAATACCAGCAAGGTGCACCCAATTGCCAAAGAATAATGCGGCACCAATTAAGGCGCATACAATGCTGATGATCCAAAAGCGAATCACCACTGTAGTTTCCGCCCAACCACCATTCTCGAAATGATGATGAATGGGCGCCATGCGAAATACTCGAATACCACGAGTTCTAAAACCAAAAATCTGAATGACCACAGAAATAACTTCGATGACAAAAATAGCGCCAATAATAATCATGAGCACTTCAGTACGAGAAACAACAGATAATCCAGCAACTAAACCGCCCAATGCCAAAGAACCGGTGTCGCCCATGAAAATTTTTGCAGGTGCCGCATTCCACCACAAAAAGCCAATGCAAGCACCCAATCCACCGGCGCATAGCACTGCGAGATCCAATGGATCACGCACGTCATAGCAGCCCAGTGCTGGCTGTGCAGAACAAGAATTATTGTGCTGCCAAAATGTAATTGCCAGGTACACCGTCAATACTATTGTGCTAATACCAGCAGCTAAGCCATCTAGACCATCAGTGAGATTCACTGCATTGGACCACGCTGATACCAAAAAATACATGAAAATGAGAAAGACGATCACGCCAATTACTCCGCCCCCCACAGCAAGATCAATTGTGTCAATATCACGCACAAAAGAAAGTTTTTGCGAGCCAGGAGTCAAACCGCTGTCATCCGGAAAGCATAGGACAAGTAACCCAAAGGCAATGGCAGCAACGAATTGCCCAATGAGCTTTGCTTTTTTGTTTAAGCCAAGATTGCGTTCTTTATAGAGCTTGATAAAGTCATCGGCAAACCCCAAAGCGCCAAGAGCTAAGGTGAGTCCTAATACTAATAGGCCAGAAGCTCGAAAACCTTGCCCACCAGTGAGTAACCCATACGTGCTTGCTACACAATACGAAGTAAAAATACCGGCAATGATGGCAATACCGCCCATTGTTGGGGTACCACGTTTACGCAAGTGTGAGGCAGGGCCTTCTTCTCTAATTTCTTGCCCTAAACCTTGCTCGCTAAAGCGTCGAATAAGCACCGGCGTAAGAAAAATTGATACCAAAAAACCCACGGCACCTGCAATAATTATTTGCCCCACTGCCTCATCACCTGCTACTTCTCACTAAAAATTTAAGCTAACTATCAGATTATACGGGTAGTTGAAACCACTACCCACATAACACTCCACTACACTTTGCTGTTGTCATCGTGCTGATCCAGGAGAATCTGCAATCCCCTGCCCAATGGTCCACAATTGCGCCGCATGAGAGGCTTTAAGCAGCACTACATCCCCTGCCGCCAATTGGGTAGTCAAAGTAGCAATAGCCTGTGCATTATCTGCCACGCGCACAGTGTCCACACCATATGCACCGGCAGACTCAGCGAGTGCTGCAACCTGATCATTATCACCCACAACCATGAGCTTATCGACGCCGACTTGAGCAATAAACTCTCCCAATAGTCGATGTGCTGTATCGGCATCATCACCAAGCTCACCCATTGCCCCCAATACTGCCCATGAACGCGCGTTTTCTCGATGGCGAGCAGCACTGATTAAGGCTTCGATGCCTGCTTTCATCGACTCGGGATTGGCATTATAAGCATCATTGATAATCATGACATTATCTTCTCGCAGCCGTACATCCATGCGGTGCGCAGAAAGATTGTGGTGCTGTTCTAATGCTTTAAGTGCTTGCTCTGTGCTTATTCCTGCAGCATATGCTGCAGCAATTGCGGCAAGCGCATTAGCCACTTGATGTTTACCATGCACAGCAAGATGTACTTTGCGAGGAGCTTGTCCTAGAACATGGAGTTGGAATTGTGGTCTGGCTAATTCGTCGAGAGTGACGTCGGTAGCATAAAAATCCACGGCGATTTGAGAATCTCCTTGGATTATTTCTTTTTGTCCTGTTGTAGAAAAATACAGCACGCGTGCTTTTGTTCGTTGTGCCATTGCCACAACATACTCATCATCAGCATTCAAGATAGCACTACCGGTATCAGCTAGTGCTTCAACAAGCTCTCCTTTAGCTTGGGCAATCGTCGCACGGCTGCCGAATTGTCCCAGATGTGCACTGCCGACATTGAGCACCACACCAATATGTGGTGGGGCAATCGCAGCTAAATGTGCCACGTGTCCAATACCGCGAGCAGAAAGCTCTGCTATTAAGTACTGAGTATCTTGGTTACAGCGCAAAACTGTGTAGGGATGCCCCACTTCATTATTAAAAGATCCAGGTGGTGCCACTGTAGGAGCTTGTGCCGAAAAAATACTTGCCATCATATCTTTTGTGGAGGTTTTTCCCGCTGAACCCGT harbors:
- a CDS encoding putative peptidoglycan glycosyltransferase FtsW, translating into MTSPSTSPRGRRRHVAGSRQSADKTSAGVEQRKKQSARVLASASTKSRDQATGQRSLLSLLRRAGLRIVEWRTRPFSDYYLILIIVSILSILGLVMVMSSSMVTAVDAGQNVWSTASRQTVMVIVGFLAMWLALRARPASLKKYGVWLLLFAFLTLILVLIPGIGTGREEVGSQSWIVVGPLRLQPSELARVAIAVWGAGYLSQQSTSGVAEQSMEESKRTRVKIPLAKNRLLVFSGVSILMALLIFAEGDAGMGISFLLVVAMMAIFAGLDLRFLAFFGGLGLIGIAALALSDGFRSDRFTVYFGALFGRFADTGDTAYQSYQGFLSLSEGSFFGIGLGQSRAKWFYLPEAKNDFIFAIIGEELGFCGATIVIALFFLLWIIGLRTARRCSNQFLTLLSATLSTGVVLQAFINIGYVVGVFPVTGIQLPMISAGGTSAIITLGAMGLLANCARHEPEAMEAMSFYGRPALDQIFFLPEPSLRGLVDEEEHDADFAHMKYQRAPQQRRKASSFSARSRKSQTQLAPRPTQRTHYRHVESSRHTAARQTRPHYPDQVEQNRNRGNHSNYMIDSRNQIRDDRRGS
- the murD gene encoding UDP-N-acetylmuramoyl-L-alanine--D-glutamate ligase; protein product: MTSQTQLPGYLRGTVLVAGAGVTGIGTVKLLHHLGIAVELVDAHAQSLANAQEQTGVVIRSLEEAMDRIGTYSLVVTSPGWRPDTPLLCAALEKGCEVIGDVELCYRLDQAQMCGKTRTWVVITGSNGKTTTTAMTTAMLQAAGLAAQAVGNIGVSVAQALMDEQRSDIFVAELSSFQLHWTKELVPDIGVLLNIAEDHLDWHGDFAAYKKAKAKVLAAPVVIVGCDDTHVQEAMEDYQRTYVCAENESKSQTIIPFRNSSPKSGEFGVHEGQFYDHAIHNMPEGSPVAGTAHIEPPGLAGIYDALAAIAVACALDCSHEAIRQALGSFQVAPHRGQIVARWPSHADLTGQIVAIDNSKATNPHAADTALSGYDSIIWVAGGQLKGADVNAIVEKYATKLKAVALLGQDREIIAQAVREKAPHALLMMTESRDPQIAMAEVVAWSVAQASAGDAIILAPAAASLDMYSGMAERGTMFAQAIATYT
- the mraY gene encoding phospho-N-acetylmuramoyl-pentapeptide-transferase, translated to MGQIIIAGAVGFLVSIFLTPVLIRRFSEQGLGQEIREEGPASHLRKRGTPTMGGIAIIAGIFTSYCVASTYGLLTGGQGFRASGLLVLGLTLALGALGFADDFIKLYKERNLGLNKKAKLIGQFVAAIAFGLLVLCFPDDSGLTPGSQKLSFVRDIDTIDLAVGGGVIGVIVFLIFMYFLVSAWSNAVNLTDGLDGLAAGISTIVLTVYLAITFWQHNNSCSAQPALGCYDVRDPLDLAVLCAGGLGACIGFLWWNAAPAKIFMGDTGSLALGGLVAGLSVVSRTEVLMIIIGAIFVIEVISVVIQIFGFRTRGIRVFRMAPIHHHFENGGWAETTVVIRFWIISIVCALIGAALFFGNWVHLAGIAS
- the murF gene encoding UDP-N-acetylmuramoyl-tripeptide--D-alanyl-D-alanine ligase codes for the protein MLNLTLGEIARIVGGTVHGDPEITITGAVEFDSRKINQGDLFVALGGTRVDGHDFAVAAQEKGAHATLAFRPVETPAVLVPALKEYSTDSYATEHDRDGSVAAVLAALGKLARYVVDTLAQEHHTHTGCQTALTVIGVTGSAGKTSTKDMMASIFSAQAPTVAPPGSFNNEVGHPYTVLRCNQDTQYLIAELSARGIGHVAHLAAIAPPHIGVVLNVGSAHLGQFGSRATIAQAKGELVEALADTGSAILNADDEYVVAMAQRTKARVLYFSTTGQKEIIQGDSQIAVDFYATDVTLDELARPQFQLHVLGQAPRKVHLAVHGKHQVANALAAIAAAYAAGISTEQALKALEQHHNLSAHRMDVRLREDNVMIINDAYNANPESMKAGIEALISAARHRENARSWAVLGAMGELGDDADTAHRLLGEFIAQVGVDKLMVVGDNDQVAALAESAGAYGVDTVRVADNAQAIATLTTQLAAGDVVLLKASHAAQLWTIGQGIADSPGSAR